One segment of Gammaproteobacteria bacterium DNA contains the following:
- a CDS encoding ATP-binding protein, whose protein sequence is MLKQPLLDQLHTLKLSGMRQALHEQLQMPDSDQLSFTDRLSLLVDRELTERANRRLQYRLQQARLPQQACREDLDYQHPRGLDKTLIQHLLGERWLVEHLNCLITGPTGVGKTWIACALAQHACRLGYTARYVRLPRLLPELALARADGRYPKLLREYAKAHVLVIDDWGLTPLTSEGRRDLLEILDDRHHRQSTLVTSQLPVASWHAYLDEPTLADALLDRLVHNAYTLNLTGESLRKRKTPLTNSITEQ, encoded by the coding sequence ATGCTGAAACAACCCCTTCTCGATCAACTGCACACCTTGAAACTCAGCGGCATGCGTCAGGCCTTGCACGAGCAACTCCAGATGCCCGATAGCGATCAGCTCAGCTTTACGGATCGCTTGAGTCTCCTGGTTGATCGCGAACTGACCGAACGCGCGAATCGTCGCCTCCAGTACCGCTTACAGCAAGCCCGTTTGCCCCAGCAAGCCTGCCGGGAAGACCTGGATTACCAACATCCCCGGGGCCTGGATAAAACCCTCATCCAGCATCTGCTCGGTGAACGCTGGCTTGTGGAGCATCTCAACTGCCTGATTACCGGCCCCACCGGCGTGGGGAAAACATGGATTGCTTGTGCCTTGGCTCAGCATGCGTGTCGTCTGGGCTATACCGCGCGCTATGTCCGTTTGCCCCGCTTGCTCCCTGAACTGGCGTTGGCCCGCGCCGATGGCCGCTATCCCAAGCTGCTACGCGAGTACGCTAAAGCACACGTGTTGGTCATCGATGACTGGGGCTTAACACCGCTCACCAGCGAGGGCCGCCGTGATCTTCTGGAAATCCTCGATGACCGGCATCACCGTCAATCCACCCTCGTGACCAGCCAGTTGCCCGTGGCAAGCTGGCACGCCTATCTGGACGAACCCACTCTGGCTGATGCCCTCCTCGATCGGCTCGTCCATAACGCCTACACCCTCAACCTGACCGGAGAATCCTTACGAAAACGTAAAACCCCCTTGACGAACTCCATCACGGAACAGTAA
- a CDS encoding ATP-binding protein, which yields MAQALGHLAVRQGHDVLFTTQTHLLNGLREAQAVGSFARRFHALVQVPLLIIDNFGLKPLRPPEDETFHDLVAERYEQTAMLLTSNLDFGEWGDAFPANKMLGAATLDRLQHGAYRLILDGASYRRPQPLSSPAPAPVAKGGKKQPFLRSVRTPDFSTWWWHHYAAN from the coding sequence TTGGCCCAAGCCCTGGGCCATCTCGCCGTCCGCCAAGGCCATGACGTGCTGTTCACCACGCAGACTCATCTGTTGAATGGCTTACGAGAAGCCCAAGCCGTGGGGAGCTTCGCGCGCCGTTTCCATGCCCTCGTCCAGGTGCCGCTGCTTATCATCGACAATTTCGGTCTCAAACCGCTACGTCCTCCCGAAGATGAGACTTTCCATGATTTAGTCGCCGAACGCTATGAACAAACCGCGATGCTGCTTACCAGTAATCTGGACTTCGGCGAGTGGGGTGATGCGTTTCCTGCCAACAAAATGCTGGGCGCGGCCACCTTGGATCGGCTGCAGCATGGTGCCTATCGCTTGATCCTCGATGGAGCAAGTTATCGCCGTCCCCAACCCCTGTCGTCACCGGCTCCCGCGCCGGTTGCGAAAGGCGGAAAAAAACAGCCATTCTTGAGGTCCGTTCGAACCCCTGATTTCAGTACTTGGTGGTGGCACCATTACGCCGCAAATTGA
- a CDS encoding ATP-binding protein — translation MTTLPELSGLLKSLRLSGILDSLEVRNQEAIDRHLAYTDCLGLLLQDEVARRDQKKRAQRLRRAHFRSQKSLECFDFDRLPTLNRALVHDLATGRFIAEKVAVLIVGPCGTGKTQPTDYPDR, via the coding sequence ATGACCACCCTGCCCGAACTGAGCGGCCTGCTCAAATCCCTGCGCCTCTCCGGCATCCTCGATTCCCTGGAGGTGCGCAACCAGGAAGCCATTGATCGTCATCTGGCCTACACCGACTGCCTCGGTCTCTTGCTCCAGGACGAAGTGGCGCGCCGTGACCAGAAGAAACGGGCCCAACGCCTGCGCCGCGCCCATTTTCGCAGTCAGAAGAGCCTGGAATGTTTCGATTTTGACCGCCTGCCCACGTTGAATCGCGCCCTGGTTCACGATCTGGCCACCGGGCGCTTCATCGCCGAAAAGGTCGCCGTCCTCATTGTGGGACCTTGCGGTACGGGGAAAACCCAACCAACTGACTACCCCGATCGGTAG
- a CDS encoding recombinase family protein: protein MPSSREIRKRALVERAQALGWHPERIQVLDGDLGQSAATAAGRDDFKALAAEVALDQVGIIFGWDASRLARNNADWYQLLDLAALFGTLIADAESIYDPRLYNDRLLLGLQGTLSEAELHMLHQRLNAGRLSKVQRGDYVQHLPTGLVRLPDGRVQKDPDIQVRQAIERVLTRFTELGTCQRVLRDFKQHGLLLPRHQTGGLHGGELLWKPPSASAIYEIVGNPAYAGAFVYGRRPTDPTRRQPGRPATGHVRKPLAEWPTVIRDAYPAYISWEQFLANQARLHDNSQRYAAGCGRGTPRAGAALLQGLATCGQCGHRMRVAYRPGVRYLCAGLREEFAEPGCACLEGASIEAFVVAAFFEALQPAQLDVLAAVLAERQQERDRLAQWHQHQVERATYEAQLARRRYGAVDPDNRLVAAELERQWEEALLTLRQAQEAAERCARPPAEPPVTPELRDQWQHLNQTLPALWASEQLTSEQRKQLLRSLIQRVILTRTAPDRVQVKIVWVSGHFSQGTVIPPIHRQAAVTGYAQMVSRAHELWQQGHTDRDIARVLSTEGFRSARSTAVSPATVLKIRGQHHWVSRYHEHRLACRIEGWWTVHGLAAELGVDRNWLYRRIQRGILNPPVVIRRQPYGNFLIQDDPTLLESLRQQAHPTRGRDGYTQT, encoded by the coding sequence CTGCCGTCATCCCGTGAAATACGCAAGCGCGCCCTGGTGGAGCGCGCACAGGCGCTGGGTTGGCATCCCGAACGCATCCAGGTACTGGACGGCGACTTGGGCCAATCGGCGGCCACTGCGGCGGGGCGGGATGACTTCAAAGCGTTGGCCGCTGAGGTCGCCCTGGATCAGGTCGGGATCATCTTCGGCTGGGACGCATCCCGCCTGGCGCGCAACAACGCCGACTGGTATCAACTATTGGACTTAGCGGCTTTGTTCGGTACGCTGATTGCCGATGCCGAAAGTATCTACGATCCCCGTCTGTACAACGATCGCTTGTTGCTCGGCCTGCAAGGCACCCTGTCGGAAGCGGAACTGCACATGTTGCACCAACGCTTGAATGCCGGGCGCTTGAGCAAAGTCCAGCGGGGGGACTACGTCCAGCATTTGCCGACCGGGTTGGTGCGATTACCGGATGGACGGGTTCAGAAAGACCCCGATATCCAGGTCCGTCAAGCGATCGAGCGGGTGTTGACCCGGTTCACGGAATTAGGGACCTGTCAGCGGGTACTGCGCGACTTCAAACAGCACGGCTTGTTGTTGCCCCGGCACCAGACCGGCGGGCTACACGGCGGTGAACTGCTCTGGAAACCACCATCGGCGTCGGCGATCTACGAAATAGTCGGCAACCCCGCCTATGCCGGGGCGTTCGTGTACGGCCGCCGACCGACCGACCCCACCCGCCGTCAACCCGGCCGTCCCGCCACCGGTCATGTCCGCAAACCCCTGGCCGAGTGGCCCACCGTGATCCGCGACGCCTATCCGGCCTATATCTCTTGGGAGCAATTCTTGGCCAATCAGGCGCGCCTGCACGATAACAGCCAGCGGTATGCCGCCGGCTGCGGGCGCGGGACGCCGCGCGCGGGGGCCGCGTTGTTGCAAGGACTGGCCACCTGCGGTCAGTGCGGCCACCGCATGCGGGTGGCGTACAGGCCCGGCGTTCGCTACCTCTGTGCCGGGTTGCGCGAGGAGTTTGCCGAGCCCGGCTGCGCCTGCCTGGAGGGCGCGTCCATCGAAGCCTTCGTGGTGGCCGCGTTCTTTGAGGCCCTGCAACCGGCGCAGTTGGATGTATTGGCCGCGGTGCTGGCCGAGCGCCAACAGGAACGGGATCGGCTGGCCCAATGGCATCAGCACCAAGTCGAACGCGCCACCTATGAAGCGCAGTTGGCGCGGCGGCGCTATGGCGCGGTGGACCCGGACAACCGGTTGGTGGCCGCCGAACTGGAACGGCAATGGGAAGAAGCCCTCCTGACGTTGCGCCAGGCGCAAGAGGCCGCCGAACGCTGCGCCCGCCCGCCGGCCGAACCCCCCGTCACGCCCGAACTACGCGACCAGTGGCAGCATCTCAACCAGACGCTACCCGCCCTCTGGGCCAGCGAGCAGCTCACTTCCGAGCAGCGCAAACAACTCCTGCGCAGCCTGATCCAGCGGGTGATCCTGACGCGAACCGCACCGGATCGTGTGCAGGTGAAAATCGTCTGGGTCAGTGGGCATTTTTCCCAAGGCACAGTGATCCCCCCGATCCATCGGCAGGCTGCCGTCACCGGTTACGCGCAGATGGTCAGCCGCGCCCACGAACTCTGGCAACAGGGTCACACCGATCGCGACATCGCCCGCGTGCTCAGCACCGAGGGGTTTCGCTCCGCCCGCAGCACGGCCGTATCGCCCGCTACCGTCCTGAAAATTCGCGGGCAGCACCACTGGGTCAGCCGTTACCACGAACATCGCCTGGCGTGCCGGATCGAGGGGTGGTGGACCGTCCATGGCTTGGCCGCGGAGTTGGGCGTCGACCGCAATTGGCTCTATCGGCGCATCCAGCGCGGCATCCTCAACCCCCCGGTCGTGATCCGCCGGCAACCCTATGGTAATTTCCTCATCCAGGACGACCCCACGCTGCTCGAGTCCTTGCGCCAACAGGCCCATCCCACTCGCGGGCGGGATGGGTACACTCAAACCTAA
- a CDS encoding IS21 family transposase: protein MYQYRQVLVRMRQGDSDRAIARSRLMGRKKVAQLRALAQERGWLAPAAALPEDAMLATLFPRREGLPSQCVSSLEPWRAQIMAWREEGIQGTTIHTALVRRYGYTGSYSAVHRFLKSLPSAAPDVPLRLRFKPGEAAQVDFGVGPVITDVRTGETFKTWVFVMTLCWSRHQYAEVVRNQNIATWLACHRHAFEAFGGVVGRVIIDNPKCAITKAGLYDPQVQRSYADCAEGYAFRIEPCLPRDPQKKGIVEAGVKYLKGAFLPLREFRSLADANRQLADWVRDEAGQRCHGTTREPPLAQFLETERALLQPLPATPPVLAVWAKVKVHRDAHVQFAQCLYSVPFRLVGQTLWLKASDTLIRLYQDHEPVACHPRQTRPGDRVTLPDHLPPEALAWSLHDTQWCLQQAERIGPSCHTLLHTLFADRVLVHLRAAQGLLRLEQFYGAPRLEAACARALDAGSPRYRTVKTILAKNLEQEPALDVATPLPATYTQGGRFCRNPQTALH from the coding sequence ATGTACCAATATCGACAAGTCTTGGTGCGGATGCGCCAGGGGGATTCGGATCGGGCGATCGCCCGATCGCGACTCATGGGGCGCAAGAAGGTCGCCCAGCTGCGCGCCCTGGCCCAAGAGCGAGGTTGGTTGGCGCCCGCTGCGGCCTTACCCGAAGATGCCATGCTGGCGACCTTATTCCCACGCCGGGAAGGGTTACCGAGTCAGTGCGTGTCCAGCCTGGAACCGTGGCGCGCGCAGATCATGGCCTGGCGAGAGGAAGGCATCCAGGGCACGACCATCCATACGGCCCTGGTCCGCCGCTACGGTTACACGGGGAGTTACTCCGCCGTCCATCGGTTCCTCAAGTCGTTGCCGTCGGCGGCGCCGGACGTGCCCCTGCGGCTGCGTTTCAAGCCCGGCGAGGCCGCCCAAGTGGATTTCGGCGTGGGGCCGGTGATCACCGATGTTCGCACCGGTGAGACGTTCAAGACCTGGGTGTTCGTGATGACGTTGTGTTGGTCGCGTCATCAGTACGCGGAAGTGGTGCGTAACCAAAACATCGCGACCTGGCTGGCCTGCCATCGCCACGCTTTCGAGGCGTTCGGCGGGGTGGTCGGGCGGGTGATCATCGACAACCCCAAGTGCGCCATCACCAAAGCCGGTCTCTACGATCCACAAGTCCAGCGGAGCTATGCCGATTGCGCCGAGGGGTATGCGTTCCGGATTGAACCGTGTCTACCCCGGGATCCACAAAAAAAGGGCATCGTTGAGGCCGGCGTCAAATACCTCAAGGGCGCCTTCCTACCGTTGCGCGAGTTCCGTAGTCTGGCCGACGCCAACCGGCAACTGGCCGACTGGGTGCGGGACGAAGCCGGTCAGCGTTGCCATGGCACGACGCGGGAACCACCGCTGGCGCAGTTTCTGGAAACCGAACGCGCGTTGTTGCAGCCGCTGCCGGCCACCCCGCCGGTGCTGGCGGTGTGGGCGAAAGTGAAAGTCCATCGGGACGCCCACGTCCAGTTTGCGCAGTGCTTGTACTCCGTGCCTTTCCGGTTGGTCGGCCAGACCCTCTGGCTCAAGGCCAGCGACACGCTGATCCGGCTCTACCAGGATCATGAACCGGTGGCCTGCCATCCGCGCCAGACCCGACCGGGTGATCGGGTGACTCTCCCGGATCATCTGCCCCCCGAGGCGTTGGCCTGGAGCCTCCACGATACCCAATGGTGCCTCCAGCAAGCGGAACGCATCGGTCCGAGTTGTCATACGCTCCTCCACACGCTGTTCGCGGATCGGGTGTTGGTCCATCTGCGTGCCGCCCAGGGTCTCCTCCGTCTGGAGCAATTCTACGGCGCCCCGCGCCTGGAGGCGGCCTGCGCGCGCGCCCTGGACGCGGGCAGCCCCCGTTATCGCACCGTGAAGACCATTCTGGCCAAAAACCTGGAGCAGGAACCGGCACTCGACGTGGCCACGCCACTCCCGGCGACCTACACCCAGGGCGGTCGGTTCTGCCGCAATCCCCAGACGGCGCTGCATTGA
- a CDS encoding transposase family protein, which translates to MKELSKQGNQGRAAAKAGVCRQTAAKDQRLGKLPSELKTGREWRTRSDPFATVWPEIEARLREAPGLWARTLFEELQEKYPGQFVPGQLRTLQRRVQQWRVVHGDDRAVELFFPQQHRPGEAAQTDFTHTGELGLTLQGAPYAPLLCHLVLPYANWQWACRCRSESVLALKRGIQEALFRLGKVPEWHQTDNSTGATHQVRTGQRDFNREYLELMTHLGMKPRTIAVGQKQQNGTVEAQNGAFKRFLNQGLLRRGSREFDAETAFDRWLEQGLTQENHRRQARLQDELAVMKPLPVDRFPEFKEVTVGVSQNSTINVLGNRYSVPPRLLHQSLRVQIYENHWVVFAGQTWIQEMPRLIGRSHHAIDYRHVIWSLVQKPGALVRYRYREALFPTLVFRRAYAALQAAHPGTAGDAAYLRLLHLAASTQEADVQAALERVLEAGQVPEPDRVRELVRPATPVVPALAIPAVELASYDALLGGLTQ; encoded by the coding sequence ATGAAAGAGCTGAGTAAGCAGGGGAATCAGGGGAGAGCGGCGGCCAAAGCAGGTGTCTGCCGACAGACGGCAGCCAAGGATCAGCGGTTGGGAAAGTTGCCCTCAGAACTCAAAACTGGGCGGGAGTGGCGGACCCGGTCGGATCCGTTTGCGACGGTCTGGCCCGAAATTGAGGCCCGTTTGAGGGAAGCGCCGGGACTGTGGGCACGGACCCTGTTCGAGGAGTTGCAGGAGAAATACCCGGGTCAGTTCGTGCCGGGCCAGCTCCGGACGTTGCAACGGCGGGTGCAGCAGTGGCGAGTGGTGCATGGAGATGACCGGGCGGTCGAACTGTTCTTTCCGCAGCAACACCGGCCGGGGGAAGCGGCGCAGACCGATTTTACCCACACCGGCGAGTTGGGACTGACCTTGCAAGGCGCACCGTACGCGCCGTTGCTGTGTCACCTGGTGTTGCCCTACGCCAACTGGCAGTGGGCCTGCCGCTGTCGCTCGGAGTCGGTGCTGGCGCTGAAACGGGGGATTCAAGAAGCCCTATTTCGGTTAGGAAAAGTACCGGAATGGCATCAGACCGACAACTCGACCGGCGCTACCCATCAAGTGCGCACCGGCCAGCGGGACTTTAACCGCGAGTATCTGGAGCTGATGACCCACTTGGGGATGAAACCGCGCACCATCGCAGTTGGCCAGAAACAACAAAATGGCACGGTGGAGGCCCAGAACGGCGCGTTCAAACGGTTTCTGAACCAGGGCCTGCTACGGCGGGGCAGCCGTGAGTTTGATGCCGAGACGGCTTTTGACCGGTGGCTGGAGCAGGGACTCACGCAGGAAAACCACCGCCGCCAAGCCCGGTTACAGGATGAGCTTGCCGTGATGAAACCGCTCCCGGTCGATCGTTTCCCCGAGTTTAAGGAAGTCACGGTCGGGGTCAGCCAAAACAGCACCATCAACGTGCTCGGCAATCGGTATTCCGTACCGCCCCGACTGCTGCATCAATCCCTGCGGGTGCAGATCTATGAAAACCACTGGGTGGTCTTTGCCGGCCAGACCTGGATTCAGGAGATGCCGCGGCTGATCGGTCGGTCCCATCATGCCATCGACTACCGCCACGTAATCTGGTCGCTGGTGCAAAAACCCGGCGCCTTGGTTCGCTATCGCTATCGAGAAGCGTTATTCCCGACGCTGGTGTTTCGCCGAGCCTACGCGGCCCTGCAAGCGGCCCATCCCGGTACCGCGGGGGATGCCGCCTACCTGCGGCTGTTGCACTTGGCCGCCTCGACCCAGGAAGCGGACGTCCAGGCCGCCCTGGAACGGGTGTTGGAAGCCGGGCAAGTGCCCGAGCCGGACCGGGTGCGCGAACTGGTCCGTCCGGCCACCCCGGTCGTGCCGGCCTTGGCGATCCCGGCGGTCGAATTGGCCAGTTACGACGCCCTGCTCGGTGGGCTGACACAATGA
- a CDS encoding transposase, protein MTEWRFIGPGLGALIMALSLCFRAARPRLQEFLHDWLGIDLSIGTIHQAIHEAGAAVLPAEAELIAAVQASGQRHVDEMLWLEGRHTAWLWVFTAATVTLLHGSGRATHGFTDPVCRGPRLACERPVKALKSTPMPRPGRWRSNC, encoded by the coding sequence TTGACCGAATGGCGCTTCATCGGCCCCGGACTGGGCGCGCTGATCATGGCGCTCAGCCTGTGCTTCCGGGCGGCGCGCCCGCGCCTTCAAGAATTTCTGCACGATTGGCTGGGGATTGACCTGAGTATCGGGACGATCCATCAAGCGATTCACGAAGCCGGCGCAGCGGTCCTCCCCGCCGAAGCCGAATTGATCGCGGCCGTGCAGGCCAGCGGTCAACGGCATGTGGATGAAATGCTATGGTTGGAGGGCCGGCACACCGCTTGGTTATGGGTGTTCACGGCCGCCACGGTGACCCTCCTACACGGCTCGGGAAGGGCCACCCACGGATTTACCGACCCGGTATGCCGAGGACCTCGGCTCGCCTGCGAGCGACCGGTGAAGGCCTTAAAGAGCACACCCATGCCAAGACCCGGGCGTTGGCGATCGAATTGCTGA
- a CDS encoding transposase, with protein MPQVHNWDVIFQVLHHPTLPLTNNEAERALRHWVILRKISHGTRTPTGSRTFTVLASVITTCRQRGHSLWPYLRDAIADRRAGRPLASLPTPVMQGV; from the coding sequence TTGCCGCAAGTTCACAATTGGGACGTGATCTTCCAGGTCCTGCACCATCCTACGTTGCCTCTGACCAACAACGAGGCGGAACGGGCGCTGCGTCACTGGGTGATTCTGCGCAAAATCAGCCACGGCACCCGCACCCCGACCGGTTCGCGCACCTTCACCGTGTTGGCCAGTGTCATCACGACCTGTCGACAGCGGGGTCATTCCCTATGGCCCTACCTGCGTGACGCCATTGCCGATCGCCGCGCCGGACGCCCCTTGGCCTCTCTACCCACTCCCGTTATGCAGGGGGTGTGA
- a CDS encoding IS21 family transposase translates to MRKIQEVLRLQAAGHSQPQIARSCGIGRSTVGEYLQRARRAGLGWPLPKGMMADELERRLFPPRPAAGSADRGKPDWATVHQELRRPGVTLWLLWEEYKATHPQGYQYTWFCQQYRAWVAHTDVVMRQTHRAGEKVFVDYAGPTVPIVDRITGELRQAQVFVAVLGASNYTYVEATWTQGLDDWLMAHVRAFAFFGGVPEIVVPDNLKTGVQTPHRYEPDLNPSYLELAAHYGVAVIPARVRKPRDKAKAESGVLVVERWILARLRHRTLFSLDELNTVIRELRDALNQRAFKKLPGSRQHWFATLEQPALRPLPAEPYVFAQWKKARVNIDYHIDIERHYYSVPYLLVRQEVEVRLTATTVEVFHQRQRVACHRRHPQPGRHTTVTAHMPKAHREYAEWTPERLVRWAHQTGPHTATLVERILATRPHPQQGYRSCLGILRLGKAYGADRLEAACQRALAIGGLSYKSIESILKHGLDQQRLPDAGTSPPPIPSTATHANVRGARYYQ, encoded by the coding sequence ATGCGCAAGATTCAAGAAGTGCTTCGTTTGCAGGCGGCGGGCCATAGCCAACCACAAATTGCCCGGAGTTGCGGGATCGGCCGTAGCACGGTCGGAGAGTATCTGCAACGCGCCCGACGAGCGGGCCTGGGTTGGCCCCTGCCCAAGGGCATGATGGCCGATGAATTGGAACGACGGTTGTTTCCGCCGCGCCCCGCCGCTGGGTCTGCGGATCGCGGAAAACCGGATTGGGCCACCGTCCACCAGGAATTACGCCGCCCCGGCGTCACCTTGTGGCTCTTGTGGGAAGAGTACAAAGCCACGCATCCCCAGGGCTATCAATACACCTGGTTCTGCCAGCAGTATCGGGCTTGGGTGGCGCATACCGATGTGGTGATGCGCCAGACCCATCGGGCCGGTGAGAAGGTGTTTGTGGACTACGCCGGTCCCACCGTGCCCATCGTGGACCGCATCACGGGTGAACTCCGCCAGGCCCAAGTGTTTGTTGCGGTGCTGGGCGCCAGCAATTACACCTATGTGGAGGCGACCTGGACCCAAGGACTGGATGACTGGCTCATGGCGCATGTCCGGGCCTTTGCATTTTTCGGCGGTGTCCCGGAAATTGTGGTTCCAGATAATTTGAAAACCGGCGTCCAGACGCCGCACCGCTATGAGCCCGACCTCAACCCCAGTTATCTGGAGTTAGCCGCCCATTATGGCGTCGCGGTGATCCCCGCGCGTGTCCGAAAACCGCGTGATAAAGCCAAAGCGGAAAGTGGCGTGCTCGTGGTGGAACGCTGGATTCTGGCCCGCTTGCGCCATCGGACTCTGTTCAGTCTCGACGAACTCAACACGGTCATCCGCGAACTGCGCGACGCCCTCAATCAGCGCGCCTTCAAAAAACTCCCCGGTTCCCGTCAGCATTGGTTTGCAACGCTGGAACAACCGGCGTTGCGTCCCTTACCGGCCGAACCCTACGTGTTCGCGCAATGGAAAAAAGCGCGCGTCAACATTGACTATCACATTGACATCGAGCGCCATTACTATTCGGTCCCCTACCTCCTGGTGCGCCAGGAAGTGGAGGTGCGCCTGACCGCCACCACGGTCGAGGTCTTCCATCAACGTCAGCGGGTGGCTTGTCATCGCCGCCATCCGCAGCCTGGTCGCCATACCACCGTAACCGCCCACATGCCCAAAGCCCATCGGGAGTACGCCGAATGGACGCCCGAACGGTTAGTGCGCTGGGCTCACCAGACCGGCCCCCACACGGCGACTCTAGTGGAACGTATCCTGGCCACGCGGCCCCATCCTCAGCAGGGCTACCGCTCGTGCTTGGGCATCTTGCGTCTGGGCAAAGCCTATGGCGCCGACCGCTTGGAGGCCGCCTGTCAGCGCGCGTTAGCCATTGGGGGACTGAGTTACAAGAGCATCGAGTCGATTCTCAAGCATGGCCTGGACCAGCAACGCCTCCCGGATGCGGGGACTTCGCCACCGCCCATCCCTTCGACCGCGACCCACGCGAACGTGCGCGGCGCACGCTATTACCAATAA
- a CDS encoding ATP-binding protein: protein MTDTLDHLLRELHLPTMLAQAQTVAIEAERSGWSFTRYLYTLAALELEERHQRRVQRRRKESGLPANKTLTTLQMAHLPIPVRRQLPTLCEGSFVEQAQNVLAFGLPGRGKTHVLCAVGHALVERGYRVLFAPAYQLVQRLLAAKQALRLEQELHKLDGFAAIILDDIGYIQQSRAEMEVLFTFLAERYARKSVLISSNLVFSQWERIFQDPMTTAAAIDRLVHHAIILELTGPSFRTEQAQGRQQPAALTERDPSMDRDTPSNHLAPETVTELGGHSANVKK from the coding sequence ATGACGGACACACTCGACCATCTGTTGCGCGAACTCCACTTGCCGACCATGCTGGCCCAAGCGCAAACCGTTGCCATTGAGGCCGAACGGTCGGGTTGGAGCTTTACCCGTTATCTCTACACCCTGGCGGCATTGGAACTGGAGGAACGCCACCAGCGCCGGGTTCAGCGGCGGCGCAAGGAATCCGGCTTGCCGGCCAACAAAACCCTGACCACCTTGCAGATGGCTCATCTCCCCATTCCGGTACGGCGCCAACTCCCCACGCTGTGTGAAGGGTCGTTTGTCGAGCAGGCGCAGAACGTGCTGGCTTTCGGCTTACCCGGTCGCGGCAAAACGCACGTCCTGTGTGCCGTGGGCCACGCCTTGGTAGAACGAGGTTATCGCGTCCTGTTCGCGCCCGCTTACCAACTGGTGCAACGGTTGCTGGCGGCCAAACAGGCGCTGCGGCTGGAACAGGAACTCCATAAGTTGGACGGCTTCGCCGCCATCATCCTGGATGATATTGGGTACATCCAACAAAGCCGGGCGGAAATGGAAGTGCTATTTACCTTTTTGGCCGAGCGCTACGCGCGCAAGAGCGTCCTTATCAGTAGCAATCTCGTGTTCAGTCAATGGGAGCGGATTTTCCAAGATCCCATGACCACGGCGGCCGCGATCGACCGGTTGGTCCACCATGCCATCATCCTGGAACTGACCGGACCCAGTTTCCGGACTGAACAGGCCCAAGGGCGACAACAGCCCGCCGCGCTGACGGAGCGTGACCCCTCAATGGACCGTGATACACCGAGCAATCACCTCGCTCCAGAGACGGTGACCGAGTTGGGTGGCCACTCTGCCAATGTTAAAAAGTAG